Proteins from a single region of Desulfobacter postgatei 2ac9:
- a CDS encoding GHMP family kinase ATP-binding protein, whose amino-acid sequence MLIRSKAPLRLGLAGGGTDVPPYCDLYVGYVLNATIDLYAHCTIETHNLNKITFRAEDRNQAFESDAVSFLNPDGILDLHKGIYNKIVSKFNDGKPLSFTMTTYSDAPSGSGLGGSSTMVVAMIKAFVEWLHLPLGDYDIAKLAFEIEREDIGIIGGSQDQYAATFGGFNFIEFYENKRVIVNPLRIKNWIVDELESSFVLYFTGITRSASIIEEEKSNAIRKDSVALEAMHDVKNKALLMKESILKGDIKSFAEILGHSWESKKKMAASVSNKDINHIYETAIENGAYSGKISGAGGGGFMFFIVDPIKKIKLINTLNTLGGKVINFHFTQSGTKGWLII is encoded by the coding sequence ATGCTTATTCGATCTAAAGCACCTTTAAGACTTGGCCTAGCGGGAGGGGGAACCGATGTTCCCCCATATTGCGATTTATATGTTGGCTATGTATTGAATGCAACTATTGACTTGTATGCTCATTGTACGATTGAAACCCATAATTTAAACAAAATAACATTCAGAGCTGAAGACAGAAACCAGGCGTTTGAGTCGGATGCTGTTTCCTTTCTAAATCCCGATGGGATACTGGATTTGCATAAAGGTATTTATAATAAAATTGTATCTAAATTCAATGATGGCAAACCTCTTTCTTTTACCATGACAACTTATTCAGATGCCCCATCCGGAAGTGGGCTTGGAGGCAGTTCAACCATGGTTGTCGCTATGATAAAAGCATTTGTTGAATGGCTGCACTTACCGCTTGGGGATTATGACATTGCAAAATTGGCCTTTGAAATTGAACGGGAAGATATCGGTATTATTGGCGGTTCTCAAGATCAATATGCAGCTACTTTTGGGGGGTTTAATTTTATTGAATTTTATGAAAATAAGCGGGTTATAGTAAATCCTTTACGGATAAAAAATTGGATTGTTGATGAGCTTGAAAGTTCTTTTGTTCTCTATTTTACAGGTATAACCAGAAGTGCGTCAATTATCGAAGAAGAAAAGTCAAACGCGATAAGAAAGGACTCAGTTGCGCTTGAGGCAATGCACGATGTAAAAAACAAAGCCCTTTTAATGAAAGAATCGATTCTTAAAGGTGATATAAAAAGCTTTGCCGAGATTTTAGGTCATTCCTGGGAATCTAAAAAAAAGATGGCAGCTTCAGTATCAAACAAGGATATAAACCATATTTATGAAACAGCCATTGAAAATGGCGCATATAGCGGGAAAATCAGCGGTGCAGGTGGTGGTGGATTTATGTTTTTTATAGTAGACCCAATAAAAAAAATAAAGCTGATTAATACGTTAAATACCTTGGGGGGTAAAGTTATCAATTTTCATTTCACACAATCCGGTACAAAAGGATGGCTAATAATATAA
- the rfbF gene encoding glucose-1-phosphate cytidylyltransferase, translated as MKAVILAGGLGTRIAEETSVKPKPMVEIGGKPILWHIMKIYSYYGINDFVICLGYKGYVIKEYFANYFLHSSDVTFDMRTNSMEVLQQHAEPWRVTLVDTGENTMIGGRIKRIIDNDYIDGDTFCLTYGDGVCDINIKALISFHENEGRMVTVTGVQPPGRFGAIEYADNKVTGFKEKPQGDGGWINGGFFVLSPKVADYIKDDETVWEKEPMEKLAAESNLSLFKHDGFWHPMDTLRDKRYLESLWQADKAPWKIW; from the coding sequence ATGAAAGCTGTAATTTTAGCTGGTGGACTTGGTACCAGGATTGCCGAAGAAACCAGCGTCAAACCCAAACCTATGGTGGAAATCGGCGGTAAGCCGATCCTGTGGCACATCATGAAAATATACAGTTACTATGGTATCAATGATTTTGTCATCTGTCTCGGATACAAAGGGTATGTGATAAAGGAGTACTTTGCCAACTATTTTCTGCACTCTTCCGATGTAACCTTTGACATGCGTACAAATTCCATGGAGGTACTCCAGCAGCATGCCGAACCCTGGCGGGTCACCCTCGTGGATACTGGAGAAAACACCATGATTGGCGGCCGCATCAAACGAATTATTGACAATGATTATATTGATGGGGACACGTTCTGCCTGACCTATGGCGATGGCGTGTGCGATATAAATATCAAAGCGTTGATCTCCTTTCATGAAAATGAAGGCAGAATGGTCACAGTTACAGGCGTTCAGCCCCCGGGGCGTTTTGGAGCCATTGAGTATGCGGACAATAAGGTTACGGGATTTAAAGAGAAACCCCAGGGAGATGGCGGTTGGATTAATGGTGGTTTTTTTGTACTCTCTCCGAAAGTCGCAGACTACATTAAAGACGATGAAACTGTCTGGGAGAAGGAACCCATGGAAAAATTGGCTGCTGAAAGCAATCTTTCCCTTTTCAAGCACGACGGCTTTTGGCATCCGATGGATACGTTGCGGGATAAACGATACCTTGAGTCCTTATGGCAGGCCGATAAGGCACCATGGAAAATTTGGTAA